Proteins from a genomic interval of Bradyrhizobium sp. CCBAU 53340:
- a CDS encoding flavin reductase family protein yields MDSRAHEPGEVTFDFRELSARDKYKLLIGTVVPRPIALVTTVDPQGRINAAPFSFFNCLSADPPILALGVENHPDMRFKDTGLNIRLTEVFTVNIVSHAIAEAMHVCAVPFAPEHDELKAAGLTAMPGKTVASPWIKEAPAAFECRRHVTLELGKSRQIILGEILFAHYHADVVDADRLHIDPARLDAIARLGGSTCSTIRDRFDMETPTLDDYWSQRQP; encoded by the coding sequence ATGGATAGCAGAGCACACGAGCCCGGCGAGGTGACGTTCGACTTCCGCGAGCTGTCGGCGCGCGACAAATACAAGCTGTTGATCGGCACGGTCGTGCCGCGGCCGATCGCGCTGGTGACGACGGTCGATCCGCAAGGGCGGATCAACGCGGCGCCGTTCAGCTTCTTCAATTGCCTCTCGGCTGATCCGCCGATCCTCGCGCTCGGCGTCGAGAACCATCCGGACATGCGGTTCAAGGACACCGGTCTCAACATTCGCCTGACCGAGGTCTTCACCGTCAACATCGTCTCGCATGCGATTGCCGAGGCGATGCATGTCTGTGCGGTGCCGTTCGCGCCGGAGCACGATGAGTTGAAGGCCGCGGGCCTGACCGCGATGCCGGGCAAGACCGTGGCCTCGCCCTGGATCAAGGAAGCGCCGGCCGCGTTCGAGTGCCGCCGCCATGTCACCCTCGAACTCGGCAAGTCGCGCCAGATCATCCTGGGCGAGATCTTGTTCGCGCATTATCACGCCGACGTCGTCGATGCCGATCGCCTGCATATCGATCCGGCCCGCCTCGACGCCATCGCCAGGCTTGGTGGCAGCACCTGTTCCACCATTCGCGATCGTTTCGACATGGAGACGCCAACGCTCGACGACTATTGGAGCCAGCGGCAGCCGTAA
- a CDS encoding sensor histidine kinase: MTTGGSVPANDPLRQEIADQRAETATLRENARTSERNEGWLTAQKDTFQAAMNGAPLETSLAIMIRTVIAQADGEPRCAFYINTGNGGLHHLVGVPETDADRVRDFEKSLESLTYGPAAANEAPVITPDVLDEPRWQPWTWLAKEQGYRACWSFPVETTSGRLVGFFAMYFSEPRQPSQPDLDRAEALTQTAAIIISRHQEAEERTRAEEALRASEARQNLLISELQHRVRNILATVRAIASRTGRNYRSVADFQAHFDGRLSALGRTQSVLTRTPGTGADLENLVRQELVAQAAPEQQIALAGSPIRLPPKAAEVVTLAVHELATNSVKYGALAQQRALINIAWTVAERDGETWLSIGWSESAVRMPKTKPTRQGFGTELITRRIPHELHGEGSIVFAKDGLRANISFPLREAHSALETGFALPPEGPTS; encoded by the coding sequence ATGACGACAGGCGGTAGCGTTCCCGCAAACGATCCGCTCCGACAGGAGATCGCGGACCAGCGCGCGGAGACCGCGACGCTTCGGGAGAACGCGCGAACCTCGGAGCGGAACGAGGGCTGGCTGACCGCGCAAAAGGATACGTTTCAGGCGGCCATGAATGGCGCGCCGCTGGAGACCTCGCTCGCCATCATGATCCGCACCGTCATCGCCCAGGCGGACGGCGAGCCGCGCTGCGCCTTCTACATCAACACCGGCAACGGCGGGCTTCACCACCTGGTCGGAGTGCCCGAAACCGACGCGGACCGTGTTCGCGACTTCGAGAAATCGCTGGAGTCGCTGACTTACGGACCGGCCGCCGCGAACGAAGCGCCGGTGATCACGCCTGACGTGCTCGACGAGCCCCGCTGGCAGCCCTGGACGTGGCTCGCCAAGGAGCAGGGCTATCGCGCCTGCTGGTCGTTTCCCGTCGAAACGACGTCGGGTCGTCTCGTCGGCTTTTTTGCGATGTATTTCAGCGAGCCCCGACAGCCTTCGCAGCCGGACCTCGATCGGGCGGAGGCGCTGACGCAGACCGCCGCCATCATCATTTCCCGGCATCAGGAGGCCGAGGAGCGGACGCGGGCTGAAGAGGCCCTCAGGGCGAGCGAGGCGAGGCAGAACCTGCTGATCTCCGAGCTTCAACATCGTGTCCGCAACATCCTGGCGACCGTGCGCGCGATCGCCAGCCGCACCGGGCGGAATTACCGCTCCGTTGCCGATTTCCAGGCCCATTTCGACGGGCGCCTCTCCGCGCTCGGCCGCACCCAGAGCGTTTTGACCCGCACACCCGGCACCGGCGCCGACCTGGAAAATCTCGTTCGCCAAGAGCTCGTCGCGCAAGCTGCGCCCGAGCAGCAGATCGCGCTCGCCGGCTCTCCCATTCGCCTGCCGCCGAAGGCCGCCGAGGTGGTCACGCTGGCGGTGCACGAGCTTGCGACCAATTCGGTGAAGTACGGCGCCCTCGCCCAGCAGCGCGCCCTGATCAACATCGCCTGGACCGTCGCCGAGCGCGACGGTGAAACCTGGCTTTCGATCGGATGGAGCGAGAGCGCCGTGCGCATGCCGAAAACGAAGCCGACACGGCAGGGCTTCGGCACCGAACTGATCACCCGCCGTATCCCGCACGAGCTGCACGGAGAAGGATCGATCGTGTTCGCCAAGGACGGCCTCCGCGCGAACATCTCGTTCCCGCTCCGGGAGGCACACAGCGCGCTCGAGACGGGCTTTGCCCTGCCGCCGGAGGGACCGACCTCGTGA
- a CDS encoding response regulator → MSKTPQDLLAGLTVLLVEDEFYQAAEAQDAFVRAGATVQGPFSTAAAAMHELEQARPDCAVIDINLGTGPEFDLARELKTRGIPTVFVSGYHAAIIPEDLRDLPYLGKPAETPALINAVRALVPTGR, encoded by the coding sequence GTGAGCAAGACACCGCAGGACCTGCTGGCAGGACTGACCGTTCTCCTGGTCGAAGACGAATTCTACCAGGCCGCGGAAGCCCAGGATGCGTTCGTGCGCGCCGGTGCCACCGTCCAGGGCCCGTTCAGCACCGCCGCGGCGGCCATGCACGAACTCGAGCAGGCGCGGCCGGATTGCGCGGTCATCGACATCAATCTCGGCACTGGGCCCGAATTCGATCTTGCGCGCGAGCTGAAGACGCGGGGCATCCCGACCGTCTTCGTCAGCGGCTATCACGCCGCGATAATTCCCGAGGATCTGCGCGACCTTCCTTATCTCGGCAAGCCCGCGGAAACTCCGGCGCTGATCAACGCCGTCCGCGCGCTCGTGCCAACAGGCAGGTGA
- a CDS encoding Crp/Fnr family transcriptional regulator: protein MSPLIRKLEQFVRLSASDRAMLIRAASERVRKFNARVDITAEGDRPRDVHLILSGWACRYKQLADGRRQIMSFFLPGDLCDLNVFILKEMDHSIGTITPVTIADLAREFFDEISAGYPRIATALWWETLVNAAIQREWTMNLGQRTASERMAHLLCEIFFRLRLGGLTDGTSCEFPLTQADLADATGLSKVHVNRTLQELRTEGLIVLKGKMLTVPSLERLMDTGLFNPNYLHMEREGRQLDAIE from the coding sequence GTGAGCCCGTTGATCCGAAAGCTCGAACAATTCGTGCGTCTGTCGGCCAGCGACCGGGCGATGCTCATCCGCGCCGCGTCGGAGCGGGTGCGCAAGTTCAATGCCCGCGTCGACATTACCGCCGAGGGCGATCGCCCCCGGGACGTGCACCTGATCCTGTCGGGCTGGGCCTGCCGCTACAAGCAGCTGGCCGACGGGCGACGCCAGATCATGTCGTTCTTCCTGCCCGGCGACCTGTGCGATCTCAACGTGTTTATCCTGAAGGAGATGGACCATTCGATCGGCACCATCACGCCGGTCACGATCGCCGATCTTGCGCGCGAATTCTTCGACGAGATCAGCGCCGGCTATCCCCGCATCGCCACCGCCCTGTGGTGGGAGACGCTGGTCAACGCGGCGATCCAGCGCGAGTGGACGATGAATCTCGGTCAGCGCACCGCCTCCGAGCGGATGGCGCATCTGCTCTGCGAGATCTTCTTCCGACTTCGCCTTGGCGGCCTGACCGACGGCACCAGCTGCGAATTTCCGCTGACGCAAGCCGACCTTGCCGACGCGACGGGACTGTCCAAGGTTCACGTCAACCGCACCCTGCAGGAGCTGCGCACGGAGGGGCTCATCGTCTTGAAGGGCAAGATGCTGACGGTGCCGAGCCTGGAGCGGCTGATGGACACCGGCCTGTTCAACCCGAACTATCTTCACATGGAACGCGAGGGCAGGCAGCTCGACGCCATTGAGTGA
- a CDS encoding Crp/Fnr family transcriptional regulator codes for MHSDAIRAALIKRLRISSAITEEDVREIEALPISVRSYPAETAVVRDGERATDCCLIADGFCVRSKTIANGKRQILSIHIPGEIPDLMSLFLHVMDHDLSTLTPSTLGFISHETLQKLHRRSPGIAEMFWRDTLIDSAMFREWIVNVGQRPAPARLAHVMIELRERLKVIGRVDGGNFEMPLTQEQIGEALGITAVHANRVIRQLRQDGIVELNRGRVNVLDERKFQELADFDDRYLHQSPTL; via the coding sequence GTGCACAGCGATGCCATTCGCGCGGCGCTCATCAAGCGCCTTCGCATTTCTTCCGCGATCACGGAGGAGGACGTCAGGGAGATCGAAGCGCTTCCGATCTCGGTGCGGAGTTACCCCGCCGAGACGGCGGTGGTGCGCGACGGCGAGCGGGCGACCGATTGCTGCCTGATCGCGGACGGCTTCTGCGTGCGCTCCAAGACGATTGCGAACGGCAAGCGGCAAATCCTTTCGATCCACATTCCCGGCGAGATACCCGATCTCATGAGCCTGTTCCTGCACGTGATGGACCACGATCTGTCGACGCTGACGCCGTCGACGCTCGGCTTCATCAGCCATGAGACGCTGCAAAAGCTGCATCGCCGCAGCCCCGGCATCGCCGAGATGTTCTGGCGGGACACGCTGATCGATTCCGCCATGTTCCGCGAGTGGATCGTCAATGTCGGCCAGCGGCCCGCGCCCGCGCGACTCGCCCATGTCATGATCGAGCTGCGCGAACGCCTCAAGGTCATCGGCCGCGTCGACGGCGGCAATTTCGAGATGCCGCTGACCCAGGAGCAGATCGGCGAAGCCCTGGGGATCACCGCAGTGCACGCCAACCGGGTGATCCGGCAGCTGCGCCAGGACGGGATCGTCGAGCTCAATCGCGGCCGCGTCAATGTGCTCGACGAGCGGAAATTTCAGGAACTGGCGGATTTCGATGACCGTTACCTCCATCAATCGCCAACCCTTTGA